From the genome of Neomonachus schauinslandi chromosome 5, ASM220157v2, whole genome shotgun sequence, one region includes:
- the ATXN7L3B gene encoding ataxin-7-like protein 3B, whose amino-acid sequence MEEISLANLDTNKLEAIAQEIYVDLIEDSCLGFCFEVHRAVKCGYFYLEFAETGSVKDFGIQPVEDKGACRLPLCSLPGESGNGPDQQLQRSPPEFQ is encoded by the coding sequence atggaggaaatttCGTTGGCTAACCTGGATACTAACAAGCTAGAGGCCATCGCTCAGGAGATATACGTAGACCTAATAGAGGATTCTTGTTTGGGCTTCTGCTTTGAGGTGCACCGGGCAGTCAAGTGTGGCTACTTCTACCTGGAGTTCGCAGAAACTGGTAGCGTGAAGGATTTTGGCATTCAGCCAGTGGAAGATAAAGGAGCATGCCGCCTCCCGCTTTGCTCCCTGCCTGGAGAATCTGGGAATGGGCCTGATCAGCAGCTGCAACGCTCACCCCCAGAATTCCAGTAG